The Brevundimonas sp. SORGH_AS_0993 genome segment GACGAAATAGACCTGCTGGAAGTCATCGATCCGGTACAGGGTCCGCATCACCCGCTCCAGATCGAACCCCAGCCGGTTGGGCGACGGATCGTCCAGCGCGAACACGCTCTCTGTCGCCGACGACACGATGCCCGCGCCATAGATGCGAAGGCCGTCCGCCTCCTTCATCAGGCCGAACTCGACCGTGTACCAATACAGGCGCGCCAGATTGGGCAGCATCCCCAGCCCGGCCGCGCGTTGCCCGCCCTTGCCATAGGCCTCCATATAGGCGGCGAAGTCGGGGTCGGTCAGCATCGGCACATGGCCGAAGACGTCGTGGAAGATGTCCGGCTCCTGCAGGTAATCCAGCTGATCCGGCTTCCTGATGAACTGGCCTGACACGAAGCGACGGTTGGCCAGATGGTCGAAGAAGACCTCGTCGGGCACCAGGCCCGGCACACAGACCACGCTCCAGCCGGTCAGGGCCTGAAGCTTGGGATTGATCACGTCGAAGTCGGGAATTCCGCCCGCGTTCAGGTCCAGCGCCTTCAGCCCGTTCAGAAAGGCGTCGCACGCGCGGCCCGGCAGTATCTTCATCTGGCGGGCGTACAGCGTGTCCCACGTCCGGTGCTCGATCTCGGTATAGGCGCTCCAGTTCTGGGGAATCGTCCAGTCGGCGGCGGCGCCTTCCGGCGGCTGTTCGAAAACGTGTTCGAAGTCGGACATGGCGCGCTCCTCCTTGGGCCGAACCTAGCCCCGGCGACCGCCTCTTCCAACCGTCAGTGCAGCCCGGCGTCAAGCGGCGCGTGATGTCCCTGGGCGTCGGTGGCGAACCAGCGCGCGATCTCGCCGGGGTCCAGAGCCAGATCTCCGGCCTCCAGCGACGACTCGGCGGCGTAGGCGATGAAGCCGCCGTCGTCGCCCAGGGCGAAAACACGATAGAAGGGCTGGTCGGCCTGCAGCACGCC includes the following:
- the phhA gene encoding phenylalanine 4-monooxygenase produces the protein MSDFEHVFEQPPEGAAADWTIPQNWSAYTEIEHRTWDTLYARQMKILPGRACDAFLNGLKALDLNAGGIPDFDVINPKLQALTGWSVVCVPGLVPDEVFFDHLANRRFVSGQFIRKPDQLDYLQEPDIFHDVFGHVPMLTDPDFAAYMEAYGKGGQRAAGLGMLPNLARLYWYTVEFGLMKEADGLRIYGAGIVSSATESVFALDDPSPNRLGFDLERVMRTLYRIDDFQQVYFVIDSIEALKNETLKDFGPVYAALKGKDDLAIETVLPRDQVFTRGTQVYAEKGGRFAA
- the hspQ gene encoding heat shock protein HspQ; the encoded protein is MPQIRTARFAVGQAVRHCDDAFNGVVMDVDPGYAGPAVDLGVLQADQPFYRVFALGDDGGFIAYAAESSLEAGDLALDPGEIARWFATDAQGHHAPLDAGLH